The Microcebus murinus isolate Inina chromosome 4, M.murinus_Inina_mat1.0, whole genome shotgun sequence genome has a segment encoding these proteins:
- the STIM1 gene encoding stromal interaction molecule 1 isoform X5, with protein sequence MDDDANGDVDVEESDEFLREDLNYHDPTVKHSTFHGEDKLISVEDLWKAWKSSEVYNWTVDEVVQWLITYVELPQYEETFRKLQLSGHAMPRLAVTNTTMTGTVLKMTDRSHRQKLQLKALDTVLFGPPLLTRHNHLKDFMLVVSIVIGVGGCWFAYIQNRYSKEHMKKMMKDLEGLHRAEQSLHDLQERLHKAQEEHRTVEVEKVHLEKKLRDEIKLAKQEAQRLRELREGTENERSRQKYAEEELEQVREALRKAEKELESHSSWYAPEALQKWLQLTHEVEVQYYNIKKQNAEKQLLVAKEGAEKIKKKRNTLFGTFHVAHSSSLDDVDHKILTAKQALSEVTAALRERLHRWQQIEILCGFQIVNNPGIHSLVAALNIDPSWMGSTRPNPAHFIMTDDVDDMDEEIVSPLSMQSPSLQSSVRQRLTEPQHGLGSQRDLTHSDSESSLHMSDRQRMTPKPPQMGRAADEPLNTMTSNGSHRLIEGVHPGSLVEKLPDSPALAKKSVLALNHGLDKAHSLMELSPSAPPGGSPPLDSSRSHSPSSPDPDTPSPVGDSRALQASRNTRIPHLAGKKAVAEEDNGSIGEETDSSPGRKKFPLKIFKKPLKK encoded by the exons TATACAACTGGACCGTGGATGAGGTGGTGCAGTGGCTGATCACATATGTGGAGCTGCCTCAGTATGAGGAGACCTTCCGGAAGCTGCAGCTCAGTGGCCATGCCATGCCAAG GCTAGCTGTAACCAACACCACCATGACAGGGACTGTGCTGAAGATGACAGACCGGAGCCATCGGCAGAAGCTGCAGCTGAAGGCCCTGGATACAGTACTCTTTGGGCCTCCTCTCT TGACCCGTCATAATCACCTCAAGGACTTCATGCTGGTGGTGTCTATCGTTATTGGTGTGGGTGGCTGCTGGTTTGCCTATATCCAGAACCGTTACTCCAAGGAGCACATGAAGAAGATGATGAAGGACTTGGAGGGGTTACACCGAGCTGAGCAGAGCCTGCATGACCTTCAGGAAAG GCTGCACAAGGCCCAGGAGGAGCACCGCACGGTGGAGGTGGAGAAGGTCCATCTGGAGAAGAAGCTGCGTGATGAGATCAAACTTGCCAAGCAGGAAGCCCAGCGTCTGAGGGAGCTGCGGGAGGGTACTGAGAATGAGCGGAGCCGCCAAAAATATGCTGAGGAAGAGTTGGAGCAG GTGCGGGAGGCCTTGAGGAAAGCAGAGAAGGAGCTGGAATCACACAGCTCATGGTATGCTCCAGAGGCCCTTCAGAAGTGGCTGCAGCTGACGCATGAGGTGGAGGTGCAGTACTACAACATCAAGAAGCAAAATGCTGAGAAGCAGCTGCTGGTGGCCAAGGAGGGG GctgagaagataaaaaagaagagaaacacacTCTTTGGCACCTTTCACGTGGCCCACAGCTCTTCCCTGGATGATGTAGATCACAAAATCCTAACGGCTAA gCAAGCACTGAGTGAGGTGACAGCAGCACTGCGGGAGCGCCTGCACCGCTGGCAACAGATCGAGATCCTCTGTGGGTTCCAGATTGTCAATAATCCTGGCATCCACTCACTGGTGGCTGCCCTCAACATAGACCCCAGCTGGATGGGCAGTACACGCCCCAACCCGGCCCACTTCATCATGACTGACGACGTGGATGACATGGATGAGGAGATTGTGTCTCCCTTGTCCATGCAGT CCCCTAGCCTGCAGAGCAGTGTCCGCCAGCGCCTTACGGAGCCACAGCATGGCCTGGGATCTCAGAG GGATTTGACCCATTCCGATTCGGAGTCCTCCCTCCACATGAGTGACCGCCAGCGGATGACCCCCAAACCTCCTCAGATGGGCCGTGCTGCAGATGAGCCTCTTAATACCATGACTTCCAATGGCAGCCACCGGTTGATTGAGGGGGTCCACCCAGGATCTCTGGTGGAGAAACTACCTgacagccctgccctggccaaGAAGTCAGTACTGGCGTTGAACCATGGGCTGGACAAGGCCCATAGCCTGATGGAGCTGAGCCCCTCAGCCCCACCTGGTGGCTCTCCACCTCTGGATTCTTCCCGTTCTCACAGCCCCAGTTCTCCAGACCCAGACACGCCATCCCCAGTTGGGGACAGCCGAGCCCTGCAAGCCAGCAGAAACACACGTATTCCCCACCTGGCTGGCAAGAAGGCTGTGGCTGAGGAGGATAATGGTTCTATTGGCGAGGAGACAGACTCCAGCCCAGGCCGGAAGAAGTTTCCCCTCAAAATCTTTAAGAAACCTCTTAAGAAGTAG
- the STIM1 gene encoding stromal interaction molecule 1 isoform X4, with protein sequence MRLSYSLIFSVCEPLHLPTYCTKFLREDLNYHDPTVKHSTFHGEDKLISVEDLWKAWKSSEVYNWTVDEVVQWLITYVELPQYEETFRKLQLSGHAMPRLAVTNTTMTGTVLKMTDRSHRQKLQLKALDTVLFGPPLLTRHNHLKDFMLVVSIVIGVGGCWFAYIQNRYSKEHMKKMMKDLEGLHRAEQSLHDLQERLHKAQEEHRTVEVEKVHLEKKLRDEIKLAKQEAQRLRELREGTENERSRQKYAEEELEQVREALRKAEKELESHSSWYAPEALQKWLQLTHEVEVQYYNIKKQNAEKQLLVAKEGAEKIKKKRNTLFGTFHVAHSSSLDDVDHKILTAKQALSEVTAALRERLHRWQQIEILCGFQIVNNPGIHSLVAALNIDPSWMGSTRPNPAHFIMTDDVDDMDEEIVSPLSMQYAAWLMGRRFSDRSLCSTSAGSDDQSLWKYPAPSLQSSVRQRLTEPQHGLGSQRLVEGEAGHFLTSRVSLRRMRSLSSGQSFSSEGYGTSPPSASASSSSSSSSSTTTTTTTHVHPVYHHHSTSYFLQMEPNTDPPPSDSTTVMPGHSESLGYQLSLSYLSFSPSFPFAFTLFSACWLLLGVCVRWGIFSSCPFPALGFLFKVSLCLHIFLPFYVWGLLTLKMSNNPLPS encoded by the exons TATACAACTGGACCGTGGATGAGGTGGTGCAGTGGCTGATCACATATGTGGAGCTGCCTCAGTATGAGGAGACCTTCCGGAAGCTGCAGCTCAGTGGCCATGCCATGCCAAG GCTAGCTGTAACCAACACCACCATGACAGGGACTGTGCTGAAGATGACAGACCGGAGCCATCGGCAGAAGCTGCAGCTGAAGGCCCTGGATACAGTACTCTTTGGGCCTCCTCTCT TGACCCGTCATAATCACCTCAAGGACTTCATGCTGGTGGTGTCTATCGTTATTGGTGTGGGTGGCTGCTGGTTTGCCTATATCCAGAACCGTTACTCCAAGGAGCACATGAAGAAGATGATGAAGGACTTGGAGGGGTTACACCGAGCTGAGCAGAGCCTGCATGACCTTCAGGAAAG GCTGCACAAGGCCCAGGAGGAGCACCGCACGGTGGAGGTGGAGAAGGTCCATCTGGAGAAGAAGCTGCGTGATGAGATCAAACTTGCCAAGCAGGAAGCCCAGCGTCTGAGGGAGCTGCGGGAGGGTACTGAGAATGAGCGGAGCCGCCAAAAATATGCTGAGGAAGAGTTGGAGCAG GTGCGGGAGGCCTTGAGGAAAGCAGAGAAGGAGCTGGAATCACACAGCTCATGGTATGCTCCAGAGGCCCTTCAGAAGTGGCTGCAGCTGACGCATGAGGTGGAGGTGCAGTACTACAACATCAAGAAGCAAAATGCTGAGAAGCAGCTGCTGGTGGCCAAGGAGGGG GctgagaagataaaaaagaagagaaacacacTCTTTGGCACCTTTCACGTGGCCCACAGCTCTTCCCTGGATGATGTAGATCACAAAATCCTAACGGCTAA gCAAGCACTGAGTGAGGTGACAGCAGCACTGCGGGAGCGCCTGCACCGCTGGCAACAGATCGAGATCCTCTGTGGGTTCCAGATTGTCAATAATCCTGGCATCCACTCACTGGTGGCTGCCCTCAACATAGACCCCAGCTGGATGGGCAGTACACGCCCCAACCCGGCCCACTTCATCATGACTGACGACGTGGATGACATGGATGAGGAGATTGTGTCTCCCTTGTCCATGCAGT ATGCTGCCTGGCTGATGGGGCGTAGGTTCAGTGACCGCTCTCTCTGCTCAACATCCGCCGGCTCGGATGATCAGTCCCTCTGGAAATACCCTG CCCCTAGCCTGCAGAGCAGTGTCCGCCAGCGCCTTACGGAGCCACAGCATGGCCTGGGATCTCAGAGGTTGGTAGAGGGAGAGGCTGGCCACTTCTTGACAAGCCGGGTGTCTCTGCGGCGAATGCGCAGCCTTTCATCTGGACAGTCTTTCAGTTCTGAAGGCTACGGGACCAGCCCTCCATCTGCCTCtgcttcttcttcctcctcctcttcctcctccaccaccaccaccaccaccacccatgTCCACCCTGTTTATCACCACCACAGCACTTCCTATTTCCTCCAGATGGAGCCCAACACTGACCCACCCCCTTCTGACAGCACCACAGTGATGCCTGGGCATTCAGAGAGCTTGGGGTATCAGCTGTCTCtctcttatctttctttctccccttccttcccttttgctTTTACCTTGTTCTCTGCCTGCTGGCTGCTGCTTGGGGTGTGTGTACGGTGGGGAATCTTCTCATCTTGTCCTTTCCCAGCTTTGGGATTCCTTTTTAAGGTCAGCCTGTGTCTCCACATCTTTCTTCCCTTCTATGTTTGGGGTTTGCTGACTCTTAAAATGAGTAACAACCCTCTTCCCTCATGA
- the STIM1 gene encoding stromal interaction molecule 1 isoform X6, which yields MCCALFWAPSTKRYIGYDSGALKNSMFNTLTAMLAVTNTTMTGTVLKMTDRSHRQKLQLKALDTVLFGPPLLTRHNHLKDFMLVVSIVIGVGGCWFAYIQNRYSKEHMKKMMKDLEGLHRAEQSLHDLQERLHKAQEEHRTVEVEKVHLEKKLRDEIKLAKQEAQRLRELREGTENERSRQKYAEEELEQVREALRKAEKELESHSSWYAPEALQKWLQLTHEVEVQYYNIKKQNAEKQLLVAKEGAEKIKKKRNTLFGTFHVAHSSSLDDVDHKILTAKQALSEVTAALRERLHRWQQIEILCGFQIVNNPGIHSLVAALNIDPSWMGSTRPNPAHFIMTDDVDDMDEEIVSPLSMQYAAWLMGRRFSDRSLCSTSAGSDDQSLWKYPAPSLQSSVRQRLTEPQHGLGSQRLVEGEAGHFLTSRVSLRRMRSLSSGQSFSSEGYGTSPPSASASSSSSSSSSTTTTTTTHVHPVYHHHSTSYFLQMEPNTDPPPSDSTTVMPGHSESLGYQLSLSYLSFSPSFPFAFTLFSACWLLLGVCVRWGIFSSCPFPALGFLFKVSLCLHIFLPFYVWGLLTLKMSNNPLPS from the exons ATGTGCTGTGCTCTCTTCTGGGCCCCAAGTACAAAGAGATACATTGGATATGACTCCGGAGCCTTGAAGAACTCcatgtttaacacattaactgccat GCTAGCTGTAACCAACACCACCATGACAGGGACTGTGCTGAAGATGACAGACCGGAGCCATCGGCAGAAGCTGCAGCTGAAGGCCCTGGATACAGTACTCTTTGGGCCTCCTCTCT TGACCCGTCATAATCACCTCAAGGACTTCATGCTGGTGGTGTCTATCGTTATTGGTGTGGGTGGCTGCTGGTTTGCCTATATCCAGAACCGTTACTCCAAGGAGCACATGAAGAAGATGATGAAGGACTTGGAGGGGTTACACCGAGCTGAGCAGAGCCTGCATGACCTTCAGGAAAG GCTGCACAAGGCCCAGGAGGAGCACCGCACGGTGGAGGTGGAGAAGGTCCATCTGGAGAAGAAGCTGCGTGATGAGATCAAACTTGCCAAGCAGGAAGCCCAGCGTCTGAGGGAGCTGCGGGAGGGTACTGAGAATGAGCGGAGCCGCCAAAAATATGCTGAGGAAGAGTTGGAGCAG GTGCGGGAGGCCTTGAGGAAAGCAGAGAAGGAGCTGGAATCACACAGCTCATGGTATGCTCCAGAGGCCCTTCAGAAGTGGCTGCAGCTGACGCATGAGGTGGAGGTGCAGTACTACAACATCAAGAAGCAAAATGCTGAGAAGCAGCTGCTGGTGGCCAAGGAGGGG GctgagaagataaaaaagaagagaaacacacTCTTTGGCACCTTTCACGTGGCCCACAGCTCTTCCCTGGATGATGTAGATCACAAAATCCTAACGGCTAA gCAAGCACTGAGTGAGGTGACAGCAGCACTGCGGGAGCGCCTGCACCGCTGGCAACAGATCGAGATCCTCTGTGGGTTCCAGATTGTCAATAATCCTGGCATCCACTCACTGGTGGCTGCCCTCAACATAGACCCCAGCTGGATGGGCAGTACACGCCCCAACCCGGCCCACTTCATCATGACTGACGACGTGGATGACATGGATGAGGAGATTGTGTCTCCCTTGTCCATGCAGT ATGCTGCCTGGCTGATGGGGCGTAGGTTCAGTGACCGCTCTCTCTGCTCAACATCCGCCGGCTCGGATGATCAGTCCCTCTGGAAATACCCTG CCCCTAGCCTGCAGAGCAGTGTCCGCCAGCGCCTTACGGAGCCACAGCATGGCCTGGGATCTCAGAGGTTGGTAGAGGGAGAGGCTGGCCACTTCTTGACAAGCCGGGTGTCTCTGCGGCGAATGCGCAGCCTTTCATCTGGACAGTCTTTCAGTTCTGAAGGCTACGGGACCAGCCCTCCATCTGCCTCtgcttcttcttcctcctcctcttcctcctccaccaccaccaccaccaccacccatgTCCACCCTGTTTATCACCACCACAGCACTTCCTATTTCCTCCAGATGGAGCCCAACACTGACCCACCCCCTTCTGACAGCACCACAGTGATGCCTGGGCATTCAGAGAGCTTGGGGTATCAGCTGTCTCtctcttatctttctttctccccttccttcccttttgctTTTACCTTGTTCTCTGCCTGCTGGCTGCTGCTTGGGGTGTGTGTACGGTGGGGAATCTTCTCATCTTGTCCTTTCCCAGCTTTGGGATTCCTTTTTAAGGTCAGCCTGTGTCTCCACATCTTTCTTCCCTTCTATGTTTGGGGTTTGCTGACTCTTAAAATGAGTAACAACCCTCTTCCCTCATGA